The genomic DNA CGTCCGGCGCCATTCCCATGTCATAGAGAATGTTCGAAGCAATTACGGCTCCAATCATAGGGTGGTTCAAACGATTCACTACGTTTCCGATGTCGTGGAGATATGCAGCGATAGCACCCAATTCGGCTTCGCGTTCGGGAGCCTCGAGAGAATTCAAGATGTATCGAGTGATGCTGCTTACGATGTTCGAATGCCGATGACCATGCTCCGTATATCCCATAGCATTCAGCAGGTCGTTCGCACCTTGTATGTAACTTTTAACCCGTGAGTCGGCTTTGACTTCTTTTAGGGTTACGACTTTTTTGAGTTCTATGATTTCGCTCATTGAGAGTTCCGCTTATATTGATTATGGATGTTAGTGACGTTTCTATGAATCGCGTTCGGAGATTCTGTCTTATGCTTCCGCGACATGCTCCGCGATTTCAATAGACCAAATCGAGACGACTCTATCGAGTCCTCCGACAGCGAACAAGCGCCCATCTTCCGAGAAGGCGAGTGCCTTTATCGGACCTGTGTGACCTCCGAGATGTGCGATTTGAGTCGCTCCTAAGGCGTTCCATAAACGAGTTTCCCCTTTGCGGCATCCGCTTGCGAGCATCCAATTGGAGGGATGGAAGGCGATAGCCTCGATGGGTGTTTCATGACCCCATAGTGGTTTTCTGGTCTTTCCTGTACGCATTTCAACGATTCGGATGCTGTGATCCGCGAGCGCAATGGCGAGGAGGCTGTCGTCTGGTGAGAAAGCGGAATGTACAGGGGCGAAGCCGAAACCATCGAAAGAAGCCATTTCAATTCCGTGAGCGGCTTCGTAAACGGTAACTTTATCACTCCCACCGACAGCCAGCAATCCTCCATTGTTGCTGTATGAGAGAGTGGTTACGGGACCATCCGGAGAAGTCATTACGAATCGTGATTTGCCACTCGAGGCGTTGAAGACTTGAAGTGTTCTGTCAACACAGCCGATAGCGACATCACCTTTCGGGCTAATGGCAACTTGTGAAGCCCATTCGACCCTTTTCGTTTTGGAGTGCTCGAGACGGTGATTCGAAATTGCCCATGTCGAAAAAAGTCTATCGCCTGTTCCTGCTGCGATGATCTTGCGTTTTCCAACCGATTTGATGCTCGAGACTCCGCCGCCATTCAAGTCGAGTTTTCCTAAGGTTTGACCGGTGAAAGGTTGCAGAAAATGAAGAGCATTATCGAAACATACGGCGGCGAGTTCCTCTCTGCCTGTGAATGCGAGGCAATAGACGGGCGAGGGCAAATCCACGATAGAGAGCAGATGGCTGACTCTCACTTCTCCTGCTGCAGTCGGTGGAGGAGGTGAATTCGGGAATCCCGCTTCTTTTTCCGCATCGTATTTCGACCTTTTCGCGGCATCGGAGAGTACGCGGTAGGCTTCGATGACTTCTTGCATTTTTCTGAGAGCATCGGGGTCGCGATTTACGTCGGGATGGAGTTTCCGGGCGAGACGACGGTAAGCGCGCTTGATGTCTGTAAGACTCGCGGCTTTTTCTACGCCTAAGATGCGGTAGTGGTCAGGATTCACAAAACGATTCGACGCCACGGGATATATATTTTGACACAAATTTGGATGAAGAAAAGTTCCAAAAAGCAAACGCGAATTACGGAAGATAAATCCCCTACCCAGTGTGTGGGGGGGCTTATTGCTTCCTACGCGTTTTTAGGCTCGTGACTTTGGCGGAAAAGTAAACGAATAGGAGTCCCTTCGAGGGGAAATTCTTCTCGGATTTTGTTTTCTAAGTATCTCACATAACTGAAATGGACGAGGCTCGTGTCGTTACAAAACAACACGAACGTAGGGGGGGCAGTACCGACTTGGGTACCATAATATATGCGCAGTGGTTTGCCTTTTCTCGTGTAGGGTTTTTCGTAGGTCGCTTCTCGAAGAATGCGATTGAGAGTCCCTGTTTGAATTCGGAAATGATAATTTTCTATGACCTCCAGACAAGTTTCCAGTAATGCTTCCAATCCGGTTTTGGCAATTGCGCTTACGAAACACACAGGTGCGTAGGAGAGTTCCGGAATTTCGATATGTATTTTTTTAGTAAAGTTCTTCTTTTCCGCACTTTTTTTATGCGGATTCCCATCGGGTGGTTCGACGAGGTCCCATTTATTCACGGCGATGATGCACGCTTTACCCGCGGAATGCACCATTTTTGCAGTGCGTTTGTCCATATCTACGAAATCCAATGAACCATCTACGACGATGATTCCGATATGAGCGCGATGCAAGGCGCGTTCTGCACGCAACGTCAGATAGTATTCCAAAGAGCCTTGAACCTTTCCTGGGCGTCGAAGACCGGCGGTATCGATGAGAAGGATTTTTTGTCCGCGAAACGAAATTTCTGTGTCGATGGCATCGCGAGTAGTTCCCGGGATTTCGCTCACTATAGCGCGCTGTTCTCCGACCAATGCATTCAACAGAGAAGACTTACCGACGTTCGGGCGCCCTAAGATGGCAATTTTTATGGGTTCTTCTTCCTCATCGGTGGGGGTAGTTTCGGGAAGAAGTTGTATGGTTTTCTCCATTAGTTCGCTGATTCCGCGATTGTGCAATGCACTGATTGGAAAAATTTCACCGAGCCCTAAAGCATAAAAATCGCTTACGAGAGACTCGCGCTCGGGGTTATCGACTTTATTCACCGCAATTAAAATCGGTTTACCGATTTTGCGCAATTCGTCTGCAAGTTCTTGGTCTGCCGGGGTAACTCCATCGGTTACATCCACGACAAAGATAACGACATCGGCATCGGTCAACGCGATGTTCGCCTGGGTGCGAATTTGTTCGATGAGCGGGTCGTCTCGTGAAAAGAGTATCCCCCCCGTATCCACGACTTCGAATTTTTTATCGTCCCATTCGGCGACATGATAGAGTCTGTCTCGCGTAACTCCCGGTTGCGCTTCGACGACCGCTACTCGACCACCCACGATGCGGTTGAAAAGAGACGACTTCCCAACATTCGGTCGCCCTACGATAACGACGCACGGCAGTTTTTTCTTTTCCATTTGTTCTTAGTTTGAGTCGAAGGTAATCCTCTAAAGGAAAGTTAGAAATTTTATGCCGCTAATTTTTCTTGTTGCATTCGGCGAGCCTGATCGTAGTAGGCTTCCGAATAATCTTTACGCGTGGTGAGAATTTTTATACAGCGGATGCTTTTTTGATTCGTGAGAATCGAGTCGTAAATAAATCGAGCCGCTAAATCTGGATTGGCTCGATGTTCGAAATAATTCCAGTCATCGGTCGGGTCGGGGACTATGTATGTTGCGACATTTAATTTCTCCCCTTCTTTTATTGCGTTCGTAAAAGCGGTTCGGAATGAGTTTTTGGTTACTATTCCTTTTTCGTTGTAGATGTTCGTGATGATCAGGTAACGGCATGGCAGGCGACGCACAGGAAATGCGCGAGCTGTAGTCGGAGGGTATGGGGCGCCCCTTTCAATAGTATCGTCGAGGCGATAGTCAGCTTTGTCTCGAATCGTTTTCGCCATCCCCTCCCCGAGATATCCTGTCTCGTTACAAAAGGTGATGAAGGCGTCGCCTTTTATTTTTCTGAGGCTCCAGAGAGGGATGCAGTAGATTTCGACACGGCTATCCCCGATTTGAAATACCTGGAAAGGACGAACTTGAAGTTTATAAAAAAGGCCTATGCCCAAGGCGAAGACGATGAAAAGTAAGACTACGAGCCAAATCAAAGCATACGGACTTATCAGTGCAAGGTGTGTAAAAGAAGATAAAAGTGACATAGAAGTGTCGGTTTCCGAGGCTTTGCTCCTTCTTTTGTACCCTATGCGGCGATAGCGAAAACAAAGGCTCTCCTTTTTGAAGACTCTAACTGTTCTTTTCAACTATTCGCGGAGATAATGCTGAAACTTTTTACGTAAAAAAGTGTGTTATCTTTCGAGCAATCAACCTTCTTACTAAACGATTACTGAGTACACTTAATCATGTTCTTGGATTAGGCGGCAATCGGTGGAACGAATCTGGCAGCGATGGTGGGAAGACACTGGTGTAGCGGTTATTCAACTGCTCGATGTGCTTCTCGTCGCCTATCTAACCTACCGGCTGTTGCTATTAGTTCGGTCGTCGCGTGCATGGCGAGTTTTGGGCGGAATCGGCATTTATATGGTCGTTTGGTGGTTGAGCGACCGGTTCGGATTGCGAACACTCCATTTCATTTTGGACAAAGGTTTGGCGCTCGGGCCTGTCGCATTGGTCATTCTCTTTCTGCCGGAACTTAGGAGCGCAATCGAAGGGTTCGGGCGGTTGGGGTTTTGGGCAGTTCGTCGCCCAGGGACTTATCGTATGAGTATTCCGATCATCGAGGAAATCGTTTCAGCGGTTACTCAACTCAGCCAAAAT from Fimbriimonadales bacterium includes the following:
- the der gene encoding ribosome biogenesis GTPase Der; amino-acid sequence: MEKKKLPCVVIVGRPNVGKSSLFNRIVGGRVAVVEAQPGVTRDRLYHVAEWDDKKFEVVDTGGILFSRDDPLIEQIRTQANIALTDADVVIFVVDVTDGVTPADQELADELRKIGKPILIAVNKVDNPERESLVSDFYALGLGEIFPISALHNRGISELMEKTIQLLPETTPTDEEEEPIKIAILGRPNVGKSSLLNALVGEQRAIVSEIPGTTRDAIDTEISFRGQKILLIDTAGLRRPGKVQGSLEYYLTLRAERALHRAHIGIIVVDGSLDFVDMDKRTAKMVHSAGKACIIAVNKWDLVEPPDGNPHKKSAEKKNFTKKIHIEIPELSYAPVCFVSAIAKTGLEALLETCLEVIENYHFRIQTGTLNRILREATYEKPYTRKGKPLRIYYGTQVGTAPPTFVLFCNDTSLVHFSYVRYLENKIREEFPLEGTPIRLLFRQSHEPKNA
- a CDS encoding DnaJ domain-containing protein; this translates as MASNRFVNPDHYRILGVEKAASLTDIKRAYRRLARKLHPDVNRDPDALRKMQEVIEAYRVLSDAAKRSKYDAEKEAGFPNSPPPPTAAGEVRVSHLLSIVDLPSPVYCLAFTGREELAAVCFDNALHFLQPFTGQTLGKLDLNGGGVSSIKSVGKRKIIAAGTGDRLFSTWAISNHRLEHSKTKRVEWASQVAISPKGDVAIGCVDRTLQVFNASSGKSRFVMTSPDGPVTTLSYSNNGGLLAVGGSDKVTVYEAAHGIEMASFDGFGFAPVHSAFSPDDSLLAIALADHSIRIVEMRTGKTRKPLWGHETPIEAIAFHPSNWMLASGCRKGETRLWNALGATQIAHLGGHTGPIKALAFSEDGRLFAVGGLDRVVSIWSIEIAEHVAEA